In Streptomyces sp. NBC_01439, the following are encoded in one genomic region:
- a CDS encoding ArnT family glycosyltransferase — MTTAAPSLFPVPEARAATGRRAAVDRPRWELPSLAGLLIATAVLLLWDLGSSGYANSFYSAAVQAGSESWKAFFFGSSDAGNSITVDKPPAALWPMMLSVRLFGLGSWQILVPQALMGVATTGVLYAAVRRQFGPGAGLLSGAAFALTPVAALMFRFNNPDALLTLLLTVTVYCVLRALDGARTQWLVWAGVAVGFAFLTKTLQAFVILPPLALLYAVCAPTRLRKRLGQLLLAGLAMVVAGGWWVAVVELWPASSRPYIGGSQNNSFLELTLGYNGLGRINGNETGSVGGGGRGGAGGGGGGGGWGETGIDRLFSGNIGGQIAWLLPAALILLVAGLVVTWRARRATDSLEGMARAAFLAWGGSMLITAVVFSYMQGIFHEYYTVALAPFVAALIGMGAAVLWEERSGKAAAITLSGTLALTAVWSFVLLGRATGYLPWLRWAVLVGGLLAAAALPFAAQAGRRALQAAAGLGLAAVLAGPFAYCLTTVSTAHTGSIVTAGPAVAGGRGGPGGMMGGPGGPGGTGRFGEMFQGGPGGQGGTANGGRQGGGQQGAMPQGGMPQGGTAPGAMPPGGMPQGLDGRGGERFGVGGQGGPGGLLNGARVSAEAKKALTTDADEYTWAAAAIGSQNAASYQLASGVPVMPIGGFNGSDPSPTLEQFQKYVRDGKVHWFIGQSTGAGGAEGGMPGGGGRGGAGGGPGGPGGGTSTEIKTWIKANFKETTVGGATFYDLTAPTT; from the coding sequence ATGACCACGGCAGCACCCTCGCTCTTCCCGGTCCCAGAAGCCCGCGCCGCTACCGGTCGCCGCGCTGCGGTCGACCGCCCCCGTTGGGAACTCCCTTCCCTCGCAGGACTACTGATCGCCACTGCCGTCCTGCTCCTGTGGGACCTCGGCTCCTCCGGCTACGCCAACTCCTTCTACTCCGCAGCCGTGCAGGCGGGCAGCGAGAGCTGGAAGGCCTTCTTCTTCGGCTCCTCCGACGCCGGCAACTCCATCACCGTTGACAAGCCCCCGGCGGCCCTGTGGCCGATGATGCTGTCCGTCCGGCTCTTCGGGCTCGGCTCCTGGCAGATCCTCGTACCGCAAGCCCTGATGGGCGTCGCGACCACCGGTGTGCTGTACGCCGCCGTGCGCCGCCAGTTCGGTCCCGGGGCCGGGCTGCTGAGCGGTGCCGCCTTCGCGCTGACGCCCGTTGCCGCGCTGATGTTCCGCTTCAACAACCCCGACGCGCTGCTGACCCTGCTGCTGACCGTCACCGTGTACTGCGTGCTGCGCGCCCTCGACGGAGCCCGCACCCAGTGGCTGGTCTGGGCCGGGGTGGCGGTCGGCTTCGCCTTCCTCACCAAGACCCTGCAGGCCTTCGTCATCCTGCCGCCGCTGGCCCTCCTGTACGCCGTCTGCGCGCCCACCCGGCTGCGCAAGCGGCTCGGCCAGTTGCTGCTGGCGGGGCTCGCGATGGTGGTGGCCGGCGGCTGGTGGGTCGCCGTCGTCGAACTGTGGCCGGCCTCCTCCCGCCCGTACATCGGCGGCTCGCAGAACAACTCCTTCCTGGAGCTGACCCTCGGCTACAACGGCCTCGGCCGGATCAACGGCAACGAGACCGGCAGCGTCGGCGGCGGCGGCCGGGGCGGCGCCGGTGGTGGCGGCGGTGGCGGAGGCTGGGGGGAGACCGGCATCGACCGGCTCTTCTCGGGCAACATCGGCGGGCAGATCGCCTGGCTGCTGCCGGCGGCCCTGATCCTGCTGGTGGCCGGTCTGGTGGTCACCTGGCGGGCCCGCCGGGCGACCGACTCCCTGGAGGGCATGGCCCGGGCGGCGTTCCTGGCCTGGGGCGGCTCGATGCTGATCACCGCGGTCGTCTTCAGCTACATGCAGGGCATCTTCCACGAGTACTACACCGTGGCGCTGGCGCCGTTCGTGGCGGCACTGATCGGCATGGGGGCCGCCGTGCTGTGGGAGGAGCGGAGCGGCAAGGCCGCCGCGATCACCCTGTCCGGCACGCTGGCCCTGACGGCGGTCTGGTCGTTCGTGCTGCTCGGCCGCGCCACCGGCTACCTGCCGTGGCTGCGCTGGGCGGTCCTGGTGGGCGGGTTGCTCGCCGCGGCCGCGCTGCCGTTCGCCGCGCAGGCGGGGCGCCGAGCCCTCCAGGCCGCGGCGGGACTGGGCTTGGCGGCGGTGCTGGCCGGGCCGTTCGCGTACTGCCTGACCACCGTGAGCACCGCGCACACCGGCTCGATCGTGACTGCCGGACCGGCGGTGGCGGGTGGCCGGGGCGGCCCCGGCGGGATGATGGGCGGCCCCGGTGGACCGGGTGGCACGGGTCGGTTCGGTGAGATGTTCCAGGGCGGCCCGGGCGGCCAGGGCGGGACGGCGAACGGCGGCCGACAGGGCGGCGGGCAGCAGGGTGCGATGCCCCAGGGCGGGATGCCCCAGGGCGGGACGGCCCCGGGCGCGATGCCCCCGGGCGGAATGCCGCAGGGCCTGGACGGTCGTGGTGGCGAGCGGTTCGGTGTCGGCGGCCAGGGTGGCCCGGGCGGCCTGCTGAACGGCGCCCGGGTGAGCGCGGAGGCCAAGAAGGCCCTCACCACCGACGCCGACGAGTACACCTGGGCGGCGGCCGCGATCGGTTCCCAGAACGCGGCGAGCTACCAGCTGGCCTCCGGGGTACCCGTCATGCCGATCGGCGGCTTCAACGGCAGCGACCCCTCGCCGACCCTGGAGCAGTTCCAGAAGTACGTGCGGGACGGGAAGGTCCACTGGTTCATCGGCCAGAGCACCGGCGCCGGCGGCGCCGAGGGCGGCATGCCCGGAGGTGGCGGGCGGGGCGGCGCAGGCGGCGGTCCGGGCGGTCCGGGCGGCGGCACCAGCACGGAGATCAAGACCTGGATCAAGGCCAACTTCAAGGAGACCACGGTCGGCGGAGCCACCTTCTACGACCTGACGGCCCCGACGACCTGA
- a CDS encoding TetR/AcrR family transcriptional regulator has protein sequence MVTAADPGETRTSVWLAARPAAPARRRSDAPSGLDRDRITAATVRLLDADGLARFSMRRLAAGLGVTAMSLYWYVDTKQDLLELALDRAFGELRSPTAATEGAAAEGGGTGWPGQLQALARGYRRVLADHTWVAPLTAAFPNIGPHARAFDAALQRLLDATGLVDAARTGAHLAVSQFLHGCGGTVRRAPEGDFCLALDVLIAGIQAKAATGRAPTTRP, from the coding sequence ATGGTGACCGCGGCCGATCCGGGCGAGACCCGGACCAGTGTGTGGCTGGCCGCCAGGCCTGCCGCACCCGCCCGACGCCGCAGCGACGCACCCTCCGGATTGGACCGCGACCGGATCACCGCCGCCACCGTGCGGCTGCTCGACGCCGACGGGCTGGCCCGGTTCTCGATGCGGCGGCTCGCCGCCGGGCTCGGGGTGACCGCGATGTCCCTGTACTGGTACGTGGACACCAAGCAGGACCTGCTCGAACTCGCCCTCGACCGCGCGTTCGGCGAGCTCAGGTCGCCGACCGCAGCCACGGAGGGTGCGGCGGCGGAGGGCGGCGGGACGGGCTGGCCGGGCCAGCTGCAGGCGCTGGCCCGCGGCTACCGGCGGGTGTTGGCGGACCACACGTGGGTGGCTCCGCTCACCGCCGCGTTCCCGAACATCGGCCCGCACGCGCGGGCCTTCGACGCCGCCCTCCAGCGGCTGTTGGACGCCACCGGCCTGGTGGACGCCGCACGGACCGGCGCCCACCTGGCCGTCTCGCAGTTCCTGCACGGATGCGGCGGGACGGTCCGGCGGGCGCCGGAGGGCGACTTCTGCCTCGCGCTCGACGTCCTGATCGCGGGCATCCAGGCCAAGGCCGCGACGGGTCGGGCACCGACGACTAGGCCTTGA
- a CDS encoding MDR family MFS transporter, producing MAQSETTTDTPPVPTDTSVTMTHPQIMKALSGLMLGMFVAILSSTIVSNALPQIISDLGGTQSSYTWVVTAALLSMTAATPLWGKLSDLFSKKLLVQISLVIYVLGSVVAGMSQNTGTLIACRVVQGIGVGGLSALAQIVMAAMISPRERGRYSGYLGAVFAVATVGGPLLGGVITDTEWLGWRWCFYVGVPFAIIALIVLQRTLHLPVVRRDVKVDWLGAFLISGAVSLLLIWVTQAGDSYEWISWQTWAMTGGALALGLLFLLVESRASDPIIPLRLFRNKTISLASAASLFVGIAMFSGTVFFSQFFQLARGESPTMSGILTIPMIAGLFVSSTLSGQVITKTGKWKAWLVSGGVLLTAGLGLLGTLRYDTPYWHIAIYMAVTGLGLGMMMQNLVLATQNQVAPEDLGAASSVVTFFRSLGGAVGVSALGAVMANRVTHYVQDGLTALGPKAAALGHGGTAGGGIPDLDKLPAPFREVIESAYGHGVGDVFLYAAPFALLGLVLVVFIKEVALKSKPAAHAPAAASDEAAPAEAVIKA from the coding sequence ATGGCCCAGTCGGAGACGACGACCGACACCCCACCCGTACCCACGGACACCTCCGTGACCATGACCCACCCGCAGATCATGAAGGCGCTGTCCGGGCTGATGCTCGGCATGTTCGTGGCGATCCTGTCGTCCACGATCGTCTCCAACGCCCTCCCCCAGATCATCAGCGACCTCGGCGGCACCCAGTCCTCGTACACCTGGGTGGTCACCGCCGCCCTGCTGTCGATGACGGCCGCCACCCCGCTGTGGGGCAAGCTGTCCGACCTCTTCAGCAAGAAGCTGCTGGTCCAGATATCCCTCGTGATCTACGTCCTCGGCTCCGTGGTCGCGGGCATGTCCCAGAACACCGGCACGTTGATCGCCTGCCGCGTGGTCCAGGGCATCGGCGTCGGCGGCCTGTCCGCCCTGGCGCAGATCGTGATGGCCGCGATGATCTCCCCGCGCGAGCGCGGCCGGTACAGCGGCTACTTGGGCGCGGTCTTCGCCGTCGCCACCGTGGGCGGCCCCCTGCTGGGAGGTGTCATCACCGACACCGAGTGGCTGGGCTGGCGCTGGTGCTTCTACGTCGGCGTGCCGTTCGCGATCATCGCGCTGATCGTGCTCCAGCGCACCCTGCACCTCCCGGTCGTGCGCCGCGACGTCAAGGTCGACTGGCTGGGCGCCTTCCTGATCAGCGGTGCCGTCTCGCTGCTGCTGATCTGGGTCACGCAAGCCGGTGACTCCTACGAGTGGATCTCCTGGCAGACCTGGGCGATGACGGGCGGTGCGCTCGCGCTCGGCCTGCTCTTCCTCCTCGTCGAGTCCCGCGCGAGCGACCCGATCATCCCGCTGCGGCTGTTCCGCAACAAGACCATCAGCCTGGCCTCGGCGGCCTCCCTGTTCGTGGGCATCGCGATGTTCTCGGGGACCGTGTTTTTCAGCCAGTTCTTCCAGTTGGCCCGCGGTGAGTCCCCGACGATGTCCGGAATCCTCACGATTCCGATGATCGCCGGCCTCTTCGTCTCCTCCACCCTTTCCGGTCAGGTGATCACCAAGACCGGCAAGTGGAAGGCCTGGCTCGTCTCTGGCGGCGTCCTGCTGACGGCCGGTCTGGGTCTGCTCGGCACCCTCCGCTACGACACCCCCTACTGGCACATCGCGATCTACATGGCGGTGACCGGCCTCGGTCTCGGCATGATGATGCAGAACCTCGTCCTCGCCACCCAGAACCAGGTAGCCCCCGAGGACCTGGGCGCAGCCAGCTCGGTCGTCACCTTCTTCCGCTCCCTCGGCGGCGCCGTGGGCGTCTCCGCGCTGGGCGCGGTCATGGCCAACCGGGTCACCCACTACGTCCAGGACGGCCTCACGGCCCTCGGGCCGAAGGCCGCGGCCCTGGGCCACGGCGGCACCGCCGGGGGCGGGATCCCCGACCTGGACAAGCTGCCCGCGCCGTTCCGCGAGGTCATCGAGTCCGCGTACGGGCACGGCGTCGGCGACGTCTTCCTCTACGCCGCCCCGTTCGCGCTGCTCGGCCTGGTCCTGGTGGTGTTCATCAAGGAGGTCGCCCTGAAGTCGAAGCCGGCGGCCCACGCCCCGGCCGCGGCCTCCGACGAGGCGGCCCCCGCCGAGGCCGTCATCAAGGCCTAG
- a CDS encoding MarR family winged helix-turn-helix transcriptional regulator, which translates to MARQLTAIGAVKRELARSLPPDCPPGAAVVLTLLDRHGEMRLSRLTEFMGVDISVTSRHVTHIADRGWIERETDPGDGRCRILRLTPAGRALLAEIGARCTASLERVLHDWSLQDIDVLNTLLARLRSSF; encoded by the coding sequence CTGGCCCGCCAGCTCACCGCAATCGGCGCGGTCAAGCGCGAGCTCGCCCGCAGCCTGCCCCCGGACTGCCCGCCCGGCGCCGCCGTCGTCCTCACCCTGCTCGACCGGCACGGGGAGATGCGGCTGAGCCGACTCACCGAGTTCATGGGGGTCGACATTTCGGTGACCAGCCGGCACGTCACGCACATCGCCGACCGCGGCTGGATCGAGCGGGAGACCGATCCGGGCGATGGGCGCTGCCGGATCCTGCGGCTCACCCCGGCCGGCCGGGCGCTCCTCGCCGAAATCGGCGCCCGCTGCACGGCCTCGCTGGAAAGAGTCCTCCACGACTGGTCCCTCCAGGACATCGACGTACTCAACACCCTGCTGGCCCGACTCCGATCGAGCTTCTAG
- a CDS encoding RNA polymerase sigma factor SigF, with product MSVDQGSSKVLTLVKSAPAPTAPAASDRSEAIDTRTLSRSLFQRLAGLDADSPERAYVRDTLIELNLPLVRYAAARFRSRNEPMEDIVQVGTIGLIKAIDRFDCERGVEFPTFAMPTVVGEIKRFFRDTSWSVRVPRRLQELRLALTKASDELAQKLDRSPTVPELAAVLGVSEEDVVDGLAVGNAYTASSLDSPSPEDEGGEGSLADRLGYEDTALEGVEYRESLKPLLAKLPPRERQIIMLRFFANMTQSQIGEEVGISQMHVSRLLTRTLAQLRVGLIGE from the coding sequence ATGTCCGTAGACCAGGGCAGCTCCAAGGTGCTCACGCTCGTCAAGAGCGCGCCAGCGCCCACAGCACCTGCAGCGTCCGACCGCTCGGAAGCCATCGACACCCGCACCCTCTCCCGCTCCCTCTTCCAGCGGCTCGCCGGCCTGGATGCGGACAGCCCCGAACGGGCGTACGTACGTGACACCCTGATCGAGCTGAACCTGCCTCTCGTGCGCTACGCAGCCGCCCGATTCCGCAGCCGCAACGAGCCGATGGAAGACATCGTCCAGGTCGGCACCATCGGCCTGATCAAGGCGATCGACCGCTTCGACTGCGAACGCGGCGTCGAGTTCCCGACGTTCGCGATGCCGACCGTCGTGGGCGAGATCAAGCGGTTCTTCCGGGACACCTCCTGGTCCGTCCGCGTCCCGCGCCGGCTCCAGGAACTGCGCCTGGCGCTGACCAAGGCCAGCGACGAGCTCGCCCAGAAGTTGGACCGCTCGCCGACCGTGCCGGAACTCGCCGCCGTGCTCGGGGTCTCGGAGGAGGACGTCGTCGACGGCCTCGCCGTCGGCAACGCCTACACCGCCTCCTCGCTCGACTCGCCCTCCCCCGAGGACGAGGGCGGCGAGGGCTCCCTCGCGGACCGCCTCGGCTACGAGGACACCGCGCTGGAGGGTGTCGAGTACCGCGAGTCCCTGAAGCCGCTGCTCGCCAAACTCCCGCCCCGGGAGCGGCAGATCATCATGCTGCGCTTCTTCGCGAACATGACGCAGTCGCAGATCGGCGAGGAGGTCGGCATCTCCCAGATGCACGTCTCCCGGCTACTGACCCGCACCCTCGCGCAACTGCGGGTGGGCCTCATCGGGGAGTGA
- a CDS encoding RNA polymerase sigma factor SigF, which yields MPPQQDPQVPPQSEPQREHRQGHRQESRQEPPEEPPVAPRPPSRGADTRALTQVLFGQLKGLQPGTSEHSRVRGALIEANLPLVRYAAARFRSRNEPMEDVVQVGTIGLINAIDRFDPDRGVQFPTFAMPTVVGEIKRYFRDNVRTVHVPRRLHELWVQVNAATEDLTTLHGRTPTTAEIAERLRITEDEVLSCIEAGRSYHATSLEAAQEGDGMPGLLDRLGYEDPELAGVEHRDLVRHLLVQLPEREQRILLLRYYNNLTQSQISVELGVSQMHVSRLLARSFARLRSANRIEA from the coding sequence GTGCCACCCCAGCAGGACCCCCAGGTGCCGCCCCAGTCGGAGCCCCAGCGGGAACACCGTCAGGGACACCGCCAGGAGTCCCGCCAGGAGCCGCCCGAGGAGCCCCCGGTCGCGCCGAGACCGCCGAGCAGGGGCGCGGACACCCGGGCGCTCACCCAGGTCCTCTTCGGCCAGCTGAAGGGCCTACAGCCGGGCACCAGCGAGCACAGCCGGGTGCGCGGGGCCCTCATCGAGGCCAACCTCCCGCTCGTCCGGTACGCGGCCGCCCGCTTCCGCAGCCGCAACGAGCCGATGGAGGACGTGGTCCAGGTCGGCACCATCGGCCTGATCAACGCCATCGACCGGTTCGACCCGGACCGGGGCGTGCAGTTCCCGACCTTCGCGATGCCGACCGTCGTGGGCGAGATCAAGCGGTACTTCCGCGACAACGTCCGCACCGTCCACGTACCGCGCCGCCTCCACGAGCTCTGGGTCCAGGTCAACGCCGCCACCGAGGACCTCACGACCCTCCACGGCCGCACCCCGACCACCGCCGAGATCGCCGAGCGGCTGCGCATCACCGAGGACGAGGTGCTGTCCTGCATCGAGGCCGGGCGCAGCTACCACGCGACCTCCCTGGAAGCCGCCCAGGAGGGCGACGGCATGCCCGGACTGCTGGACCGCCTCGGCTACGAGGACCCGGAGCTGGCCGGGGTCGAGCACCGGGACCTCGTCCGCCACCTCCTCGTACAACTGCCGGAACGCGAGCAACGGATCCTGCTCCTGCGGTACTACAACAACCTGACGCAGTCACAGATCAGCGTGGAACTCGGCGTCTCCCAGATGCACGTCTCCCGACTCCTCGCCCGGAGCTTCGCCCGACTGAGATCCGCAAACAGGATCGAAGCGTAA
- the tadA gene encoding tRNA adenosine(34) deaminase TadA translates to MRLALQEAALAVPAGDVPVGAVVLGPDGQILATGYNEREATGDPTAHAEVVALRRAAAELGEWRLPGCTLVVTLEPCVMCAGALVQSRVARVVYGADDEKAGAAGSLWDLVRDRRLNHRPEVVRGVLADECARQLTDFFRDL, encoded by the coding sequence ATGCGCCTGGCGCTCCAGGAGGCCGCCCTGGCGGTGCCGGCCGGCGATGTGCCGGTCGGCGCCGTCGTGCTGGGCCCGGACGGGCAAATCCTCGCCACCGGGTACAACGAACGCGAAGCGACCGGCGACCCCACCGCGCACGCCGAGGTCGTGGCACTGCGCCGGGCGGCCGCCGAACTCGGAGAGTGGCGTCTTCCGGGGTGCACCCTCGTGGTGACCCTGGAGCCGTGCGTCATGTGCGCGGGCGCGCTCGTCCAGTCGCGCGTCGCCCGGGTCGTCTACGGCGCGGACGACGAGAAGGCGGGCGCCGCCGGGTCGCTGTGGGACCTCGTACGGGACCGCAGGCTCAACCACCGTCCCGAGGTGGTCCGGGGCGTCCTGGCCGACGAGTGCGCGCGGCAGCTGACGGACTTCTTCCGCGACCTCTGA
- a CDS encoding tRNA adenosine deaminase-associated protein — protein MYFAALLARTEDGWEASDMELDDVESLSDLIDLARSAAVDDDTVVALIEQEDAWFGVVRVDGEEDPRYFVSNASAAARSSYGSMLTKELLGSDEEDDELDDLDLDGTEDGEEDAVTAFADDDADEDEVGGTGAEPVPAGPLGDPRLLDDLGVTNKQLMTLDGDALSEIADSLGATEVLEAVR, from the coding sequence GTGTATTTCGCCGCACTGCTCGCGCGCACCGAAGACGGGTGGGAAGCGAGCGACATGGAACTCGACGACGTCGAGTCCCTCAGTGATCTGATCGATCTCGCCCGGTCCGCCGCTGTCGACGACGACACGGTGGTCGCCCTCATCGAGCAGGAGGACGCCTGGTTCGGCGTCGTCCGCGTGGACGGCGAGGAGGACCCGCGGTACTTCGTATCGAACGCCTCCGCGGCCGCCCGCAGCTCCTACGGCTCGATGCTGACCAAAGAGCTGCTGGGCAGCGACGAGGAGGACGACGAACTCGACGACCTGGACCTGGACGGCACCGAGGACGGCGAGGAGGATGCCGTCACCGCGTTCGCGGACGATGACGCCGACGAGGACGAGGTGGGTGGGACCGGTGCGGAACCGGTACCAGCCGGTCCGCTCGGTGACCCCCGACTGCTGGATGATCTCGGGGTGACCAACAAACAACTGATGACCCTGGACGGGGACGCGCTCTCGGAGATCGCCGATTCCCTCGGCGCCACCGAGGTCCTGGAGGCCGTCCGCTAG
- a CDS encoding universal stress protein, which translates to MSNTPVIAAVDGSDHSLRALEWARKEAVRHDCGLLVAHVLPDHAQLYAGRRASLHDASEPEEIPDPVRDWVRSLLGAGGPGLPEGVAYEALEGSVPEALRVIGSQARMLVMGSRGHGGFASLLLGSSSRAVASTAACPVVVVPHAERGAADAEAEAAGDATGDADAGAGAEQSAGRVVLGLHAAETPEDVLTFAFTEAAVRGTTVQVVSAYAIPPSPNLVIDTPFTVIPPEGLADEGDGVPAEREMLRSQTERLAPLRERFPDVPVEQAAVPGDPAGRLVIASRAAALVVVGRHHPRRTAMSLAIGSVAHAVLHHAHGPVAVVPTLKDDV; encoded by the coding sequence CAACACACCGGTGATCGCGGCCGTCGACGGGTCGGACCACAGCCTGCGGGCCCTGGAGTGGGCGCGGAAGGAGGCCGTCCGGCACGACTGCGGGCTGCTGGTCGCCCATGTACTGCCCGATCACGCCCAGTTGTACGCCGGGCGCCGGGCCTCGCTGCACGACGCCTCCGAACCGGAGGAGATCCCCGACCCCGTGCGCGACTGGGTCCGGTCCCTGCTCGGCGCCGGCGGCCCCGGGCTGCCCGAGGGAGTCGCGTACGAGGCCCTGGAGGGCTCCGTGCCCGAGGCGCTGCGCGTGATCGGCTCGCAGGCCCGGATGCTGGTGATGGGATCCCGGGGCCACGGCGGCTTCGCCAGCCTGCTGCTCGGCTCCAGCAGCCGGGCCGTGGCCAGCACGGCCGCGTGCCCGGTGGTCGTGGTCCCGCACGCGGAGCGCGGCGCCGCGGACGCCGAGGCCGAGGCCGCCGGCGACGCCACCGGCGACGCCGACGCGGGCGCGGGCGCCGAGCAGTCGGCCGGGCGGGTGGTGCTCGGGCTACACGCCGCCGAGACGCCCGAGGACGTACTGACCTTCGCGTTCACCGAGGCCGCCGTGCGGGGGACCACCGTCCAGGTGGTCTCCGCGTACGCCATCCCGCCCTCGCCGAACCTGGTGATCGACACCCCCTTCACCGTGATCCCGCCCGAGGGGCTGGCCGACGAGGGGGACGGCGTACCGGCCGAACGGGAGATGCTGCGGTCCCAGACGGAGCGGCTGGCGCCGCTGCGCGAGCGGTTTCCCGACGTCCCCGTCGAACAGGCAGCGGTGCCCGGGGACCCGGCGGGCCGGCTGGTCATCGCCTCCCGCGCGGCGGCACTGGTCGTGGTGGGCCGCCACCACCCGCGGCGCACCGCCATGTCGCTGGCGATCGGCTCGGTGGCCCATGCGGTGCTCCACCACGCGCACGGCCCGGTGGCGGTGGTCCCGACGCTGAAGGACGACGTCTGA